A genomic region of Candidatus Eisenbacteria bacterium contains the following coding sequences:
- a CDS encoding glycosyltransferase family 39 protein: MGPRAEINTPHRPAEPPGLGPATWWTVAALAAVRLAIVLFGPYNLSPDEAYFWEWSRHPAFGYYDQGPMVAWAIRAFTLLLGDTEPGVRAGALAMGSATLLLLASLVRRLGGSRRAGCLAVLAVSLTPLGQLNAIVMTYYLPQLVLWALVMHTLWELRGGAGDTAARGAATAPAHGADRPAGAPRAWLALGLWLGLGGLTHHTFLWLGLVAAAWLIATPATRRAFTGPWPYVAALVAVAVVSPYLAWNAQHDWVGLRHALGLVRVETPTWRGIRWGGVAYYVEGQFAVLTPVYFASALVAIGSAAARARRDDGARLLALGTWPLFAYVATLAFAGRSEANWTSAATLGLAAAWALRVDAAWARRGWMPLVVPAALGTALALTLAAHGAPLFWSLGGDASRPDRDPLHRLHGWRRLGEEVYAARRALAGPTPAVAATVDDYAIPAELSFYAPDHAPTWCPPIGRRHHQYDFWAPGAPPPGGSAVWVTRSPLAGDDPVRGLFRVWSAAREVPIVEPWTGVVRRRFYLYECRGFLGVPQDRLREF; the protein is encoded by the coding sequence ATGGGTCCGCGCGCCGAGATCAACACACCCCACCGACCCGCCGAACCGCCCGGCCTCGGCCCGGCCACGTGGTGGACCGTCGCCGCGCTGGCCGCGGTGCGCCTCGCCATCGTCCTGTTCGGCCCCTACAACCTCTCCCCCGACGAAGCCTACTTCTGGGAATGGTCGCGCCACCCCGCGTTCGGCTACTACGACCAGGGACCGATGGTCGCGTGGGCCATCCGCGCGTTCACCCTGCTGCTGGGCGACACCGAACCGGGCGTTCGAGCCGGGGCGCTCGCGATGGGCTCGGCGACGCTGCTGCTCCTCGCCTCGCTGGTGCGCCGCCTGGGAGGTTCACGCCGCGCGGGGTGCCTGGCGGTGCTGGCAGTCTCGCTCACCCCGCTCGGGCAACTCAACGCGATCGTCATGACCTACTACCTGCCGCAGCTGGTGCTGTGGGCCCTGGTGATGCACACGCTGTGGGAGCTTCGCGGCGGGGCCGGCGACACGGCCGCACGTGGCGCCGCCACGGCGCCGGCTCACGGTGCGGACCGCCCGGCCGGCGCCCCGCGCGCGTGGCTGGCCCTGGGCCTGTGGCTGGGGCTCGGCGGGCTCACGCATCACACGTTCCTGTGGCTGGGTCTCGTCGCCGCGGCGTGGCTGATCGCCACGCCCGCCACGCGGCGGGCGTTCACCGGGCCCTGGCCGTACGTGGCGGCGCTGGTGGCGGTGGCGGTGGTCTCGCCCTACCTCGCGTGGAACGCGCAGCACGACTGGGTGGGCCTGAGACACGCGCTGGGGCTGGTGCGCGTGGAGACGCCGACGTGGCGGGGCATCCGTTGGGGAGGCGTGGCGTACTACGTCGAGGGGCAGTTCGCGGTGCTCACGCCGGTGTACTTCGCTTCCGCGCTGGTGGCCATCGGGTCGGCGGCAGCCCGCGCGCGGCGCGACGACGGCGCGCGGCTGCTCGCGCTGGGCACCTGGCCGCTGTTCGCCTACGTGGCCACGCTGGCGTTCGCGGGCCGCTCGGAAGCCAACTGGACCTCGGCCGCCACGCTGGGGCTGGCCGCCGCATGGGCGCTGCGCGTGGACGCGGCCTGGGCGCGCCGGGGGTGGATGCCGCTCGTCGTGCCCGCGGCGCTGGGCACGGCGCTGGCGCTCACGCTGGCCGCGCATGGCGCCCCGCTCTTCTGGAGCCTGGGAGGCGACGCCTCGCGGCCGGACCGGGACCCGCTGCACCGCCTGCACGGCTGGCGGCGGCTGGGCGAAGAGGTGTACGCCGCGCGGCGCGCGCTCGCGGGGCCGACGCCGGCGGTGGCGGCGACGGTGGATGACTACGCCATCCCCGCCGAGCTGTCCTTCTACGCGCCCGACCACGCTCCCACCTGGTGCCCGCCGATCGGGCGGCGGCATCACCAGTACGACTTCTGGGCCCCCGGCGCGCCGCCTCCCGGCGGCAGCGCGGTGTGGGTGACGCGCTCCCCGCTGGCGGGCGACGACCCGGTGCGCGGGCTGTTCCGGGTTTGGAGCGCCGCGCGCGAGGTCCCGATCGTGGAACCGTGGACCGGGGTGGTGCGGCGGCGGTTCTACCTCTACGAATGCCGGGGCTTCCTCGGCGTGCCGCAGGACCGGCTGAGGGAGTTCTGA
- a CDS encoding DNA polymerase III subunit alpha produces the protein MGSCFVPLHSQSDGSWLRGCASPGELARAAARAGHAALALADVESLAHAVTFFRAARAEGVRPILGLELRRPECAALLLARDREGYARLCALATAAAMEPGFDAAAALLGDARGLFVLSDHAATLRRLAPLPEGTAFTRLRAGCGAPALAQRAARLAHEAHRPLVATGETLWLEEPQRELRRALEAARRKTLAARVPPESAAPAHARLLGPEAAEREFEAFPGARIRNAALAEACRVDILPGRPIFPAVDVPSGDPLEHLRARCEEGLHARYGPCRLPAARRRLRHELAQAHGMGFTPYFLLVARIMDFARGAGIPSVGRGSGASSVIAYALGITNVDPLEHRLFFERFLHPERPDCPDLDIDLCWKRREEVIAHVQRAWPGGLTAMIATHATFGFRSAFRETAKALGVGPADTDRLAARLPRSLETTASEVHAALAEHPPARRVDWREPELDAALRLAASLEGRLHHLGMHPGGVVIADRPLTHYTALARSPRGVTITQCEMRAVEALGLVKMDLLGNRALSEIAETVAAVGDGGSARASALGGRGEDGSRLGSVLSAARAPDGDPATVALLQTGRTLSCFQLESPAMRHLLRQMRPASLADTVAAVALIRPGPSDSGMKERYLRRLHGLEPVSVPHPWLREALEPTLGLLLYEEDVMTVAAAMLGQPLADGDLVRRAISATHTDAERAALGHTFIARCVQRGVEEAVAREVWASLARFAAYSFCKAHAAGYGALAWHAAYLKAHHPVEFYRAVANHHQGMYPLWVHLEEARRVGVEVRGPAVNASEEEFTLEDAGLHRAVRAGLATVAALSAASRARLLAARRADGPFASLPDFLARARLPERECAALIEAGAFDFTGRTRAALLFELAATRDAYRDAQPGGLFPGHRAPCALPDLPEFEPLESMTREMKAAGFAVSGPPLLPWAGVLGELRPAPADTLERRVGREVRVAGLPCAARRVRARDGRRMLFLTLAAATGLVECTFFPDAYALAPPPVEGGPLLVEGRVEEQMGAVTVTARRWSRLPDPRPGDAGPRAADVSARTRDARADSGSLPLPRAAARPATPW, from the coding sequence ATGGGTTCGTGCTTCGTACCCCTTCACTCACAAAGTGACGGCTCGTGGCTGCGCGGGTGCGCGTCGCCGGGCGAGCTGGCGCGTGCCGCCGCGCGCGCGGGCCACGCGGCGCTGGCGCTGGCCGACGTGGAGAGTCTCGCGCACGCCGTCACCTTCTTCCGCGCGGCGCGGGCCGAGGGCGTGCGGCCCATCCTGGGCCTGGAACTGCGCCGCCCGGAGTGCGCCGCGCTGCTGCTGGCGCGCGACCGCGAGGGCTACGCGCGGCTGTGCGCGCTGGCCACGGCCGCGGCCATGGAGCCCGGTTTCGACGCGGCGGCGGCGCTGCTCGGGGACGCCCGCGGGCTGTTCGTGCTCTCCGACCACGCGGCCACGCTGCGCCGGCTGGCCCCGCTGCCGGAAGGCACGGCGTTCACGCGGCTGCGCGCCGGTTGCGGCGCCCCCGCGCTGGCGCAGCGCGCCGCCCGGCTGGCGCACGAGGCGCACCGGCCGCTGGTGGCCACCGGGGAGACGCTGTGGCTGGAGGAGCCGCAGCGCGAACTGCGGCGCGCGCTGGAGGCCGCGCGCAGGAAGACGCTCGCGGCGCGCGTGCCGCCGGAGTCCGCCGCCCCCGCACACGCGCGGCTGCTGGGGCCGGAGGCGGCGGAGCGCGAGTTCGAGGCGTTCCCGGGCGCGCGCATCCGCAACGCCGCGCTGGCGGAGGCGTGCCGCGTGGACATCCTGCCCGGCCGGCCCATCTTCCCGGCGGTGGACGTGCCCTCGGGAGATCCGCTGGAACACCTCCGGGCGCGCTGCGAGGAGGGCCTGCACGCGCGCTACGGCCCGTGCCGGCTCCCCGCCGCGCGCCGGCGGCTGAGGCACGAGCTGGCGCAGGCGCACGGCATGGGCTTCACGCCGTACTTCCTGCTGGTGGCCCGCATCATGGATTTCGCCCGCGGCGCGGGCATCCCCAGCGTGGGCCGCGGCTCGGGCGCCAGCAGCGTGATCGCGTACGCGCTGGGCATCACCAACGTGGACCCGCTGGAACACCGGCTGTTCTTCGAGCGCTTCCTGCACCCCGAACGCCCGGACTGCCCCGACCTGGACATCGACCTGTGCTGGAAGCGGCGCGAGGAGGTGATCGCGCACGTGCAGCGCGCGTGGCCCGGCGGGCTCACCGCGATGATCGCCACGCACGCCACGTTCGGGTTCCGCTCCGCCTTCCGGGAGACCGCCAAGGCGCTGGGAGTCGGCCCCGCGGACACCGACCGGCTGGCGGCGCGACTGCCGCGGTCGCTGGAGACGACCGCCAGCGAGGTGCACGCCGCGCTCGCGGAGCACCCGCCCGCGCGCCGCGTGGACTGGCGCGAGCCGGAGCTGGACGCCGCGCTGCGCCTGGCCGCGTCGCTGGAGGGCCGCCTGCACCACCTCGGGATGCACCCCGGGGGGGTGGTGATCGCCGACCGGCCGCTCACGCACTACACGGCGCTGGCCCGCTCGCCGCGCGGCGTGACCATCACGCAGTGCGAAATGCGCGCGGTGGAGGCGCTGGGGCTGGTGAAGATGGACCTGCTCGGAAACCGTGCGCTCTCGGAGATCGCGGAGACGGTGGCGGCGGTGGGCGACGGTGGTTCCGCGCGAGCGTCGGCGTTGGGCGGGCGGGGAGAAGACGGGTCGCGCCTCGGTTCCGTTCTGTCAGCCGCCCGCGCCCCCGACGGCGACCCCGCCACCGTCGCGCTGCTGCAGACCGGGCGCACGCTTTCCTGCTTCCAGCTGGAGTCTCCGGCCATGCGTCACCTGCTGCGACAGATGCGCCCGGCGAGCCTCGCGGACACCGTCGCGGCGGTGGCGCTCATCCGTCCGGGGCCGTCGGACTCGGGCATGAAGGAGCGCTACCTCCGCCGGCTGCACGGGCTGGAGCCGGTGAGCGTGCCGCACCCGTGGCTGCGCGAGGCGCTGGAGCCCACGCTGGGGTTGCTGCTCTACGAGGAGGACGTGATGACGGTGGCCGCGGCCATGCTGGGGCAGCCGCTGGCCGACGGGGACCTGGTGCGGCGCGCCATCTCCGCGACCCACACCGACGCCGAGCGCGCCGCGCTGGGGCACACCTTCATCGCCCGGTGCGTGCAGCGCGGGGTGGAGGAGGCGGTGGCGCGGGAGGTGTGGGCGTCCCTGGCGCGCTTCGCGGCGTACTCTTTCTGCAAGGCGCACGCCGCGGGCTACGGGGCGCTGGCGTGGCACGCGGCCTACCTCAAGGCGCACCACCCGGTCGAGTTCTATCGTGCGGTGGCCAACCACCACCAGGGGATGTACCCGCTGTGGGTGCACCTGGAGGAGGCGCGGCGGGTCGGCGTGGAGGTGCGCGGGCCGGCCGTGAATGCGTCCGAGGAGGAATTCACGCTCGAGGACGCAGGCCTCCATCGCGCAGTCCGCGCCGGCCTGGCCACCGTGGCCGCGCTCTCCGCGGCCTCGCGCGCGCGCCTGCTCGCCGCGCGCCGCGCCGACGGACCGTTTGCCTCGCTGCCCGACTTCCTGGCGCGCGCGCGTCTGCCGGAGCGGGAGTGCGCCGCGCTCATCGAAGCGGGAGCGTTCGACTTCACCGGCCGCACCCGCGCCGCGCTGCTCTTCGAGCTCGCCGCCACGCGCGACGCCTACCGTGACGCGCAGCCCGGCGGACTGTTCCCGGGCCACCGCGCACCGTGCGCGCTGCCGGACCTGCCGGAGTTCGAGCCGCTGGAGTCGATGACGCGCGAAATGAAGGCCGCGGGCTTCGCCGTCAGCGGCCCGCCGCTCCTGCCGTGGGCTGGCGTGCTGGGGGAGCTCCGCCCCGCGCCCGCGGACACGCTGGAGCGACGCGTGGGCCGCGAGGTCCGCGTGGCGGGCCTGCCGTGCGCCGCGCGGCGCGTCCGCGCGCGCGACGGGCGCCGCATGCTCTTCCTGACGCTGGCCGCGGCCACCGGCCTGGTCGAGTGCACCTTCTTCCCCGACGCCTACGCGCTGGCTCCCCCGCCGGTCGAGGGCGGCCCGCTGCTGGTGGAAGGCCGCGTGGAGGAGCAGATGGGCGCGGTCACCGTCACGGCCCGGCGGTGGTCGCGACTGCCGGATCCCCGGCCGGGCGATGCGGGCCCACGCGCGGCGGATGTGAGCGCCCGCACGCGGGATGCCCGCGCGGACTCCGGCAGTCTCCCGCTCCCCCGCGCCGCTGCGCGCCCCGCCACTCCGTGGTAA
- a CDS encoding DNA polymerase IV yields the protein MILHVDIDAFFAQVEQLRYPPLRGRPVIVGAGVIASCSYEARRHGLRAGMRLSEARRRCPGVVILEGSAQTYRCFAEAIFELCGGVSGAVESYLDEAYLDLAGTERYHGDPVAAAARLKERIRREVGLTVSVGIGPNRMLAKLACKIRRPDGLNHITAGEAPAFLEGRPVEDLPGVGPRTARRLRGLNITTVAALRAVPREALARLLGAAGEALHERSHGRDTRAVGPREIPGSVSRETSFHSPATDTGEIEGMLGYLAGRLGRALRELGLAARTVGCSMRTSDGQGDTRSRTLAEPTDLDSLLFETARDLLRRMHTRRVALHLVGVRATGLGPAGGRQGRLFDADPAREASLLGALDEVRGRFGHGAVVSGGALHLLGRLEQNEHGFVLRTPSLTK from the coding sequence ATGATCCTCCATGTGGACATCGACGCCTTCTTCGCGCAGGTGGAGCAACTGCGCTACCCGCCGCTGCGCGGTCGCCCGGTGATCGTGGGCGCGGGCGTCATCGCCTCGTGCTCCTACGAGGCGCGCCGCCACGGGCTGCGGGCGGGCATGCGGCTCTCCGAGGCGCGGCGGCGCTGCCCGGGCGTGGTGATCCTGGAGGGCTCGGCGCAGACCTACCGGTGCTTCGCGGAGGCCATCTTCGAACTGTGCGGGGGCGTGAGCGGCGCGGTGGAGTCGTACCTGGACGAGGCCTACCTGGACCTTGCGGGCACCGAGCGCTACCACGGCGACCCGGTGGCGGCGGCCGCGCGGCTCAAGGAGCGCATCCGTCGCGAGGTGGGGCTGACCGTGAGCGTGGGGATCGGCCCCAACCGCATGCTGGCGAAGCTGGCGTGCAAGATTCGCCGCCCCGACGGGCTGAACCACATCACCGCCGGGGAGGCCCCCGCGTTCCTGGAGGGCCGTCCCGTGGAGGATCTGCCCGGCGTGGGGCCGCGCACCGCGAGGCGCCTCAGGGGGCTCAACATCACCACCGTCGCCGCGCTGCGCGCGGTGCCGCGCGAGGCGCTGGCGCGGCTGCTGGGTGCGGCCGGCGAGGCGCTCCACGAGCGCAGTCACGGGCGCGACACGCGCGCCGTGGGCCCGCGCGAGATCCCGGGGAGCGTGAGCCGCGAAACCAGCTTTCACTCCCCCGCCACCGACACCGGGGAGATCGAGGGCATGCTGGGCTACCTGGCCGGCCGCCTGGGCCGCGCCCTGCGCGAGCTGGGGCTGGCGGCGCGCACCGTGGGCTGCTCGATGCGCACCTCCGACGGCCAGGGCGACACGCGCTCGCGCACCCTGGCCGAACCCACCGACCTCGACTCGCTGCTGTTCGAGACGGCGCGCGACCTGCTGCGCCGCATGCACACGCGCCGCGTGGCGCTGCACCTGGTGGGGGTGCGCGCCACCGGCCTGGGCCCGGCGGGCGGGCGCCAGGGCCGCCTCTTCGACGCCGACCCCGCGCGCGAGGCCTCGCTGCTGGGCGCGCTGGACGAGGTGCGCGGGCGCTTCGGCCACGGCGCGGTGGTCTCGGGCGGCGCGCTGCACCTGCTGGGCAGGCTGGAGCAGAACGAGCATGGGTTCGTGCTTCGTACCCCTTCACTCACAAAGTGA
- a CDS encoding (2Fe-2S)-binding protein, with translation MRVDTCLCSGWTFARLRERLQAGGSLEELMRCTGAGMGCGLCRPYLREMARTGETVFRRLLPPEPGDPGAGA, from the coding sequence ATCCGCGTGGACACCTGCCTGTGCAGCGGCTGGACCTTTGCCCGTCTCCGGGAGCGCCTGCAGGCGGGCGGTTCGCTGGAGGAGCTCATGCGTTGCACCGGGGCCGGCATGGGCTGCGGGTTGTGCCGGCCCTACCTGCGGGAGATGGCCCGCACCGGCGAGACAGTGTTCCGGAGACTTCTGCCCCCGGAGCCCGGGGATCCGGGGGCGGGCGCTTGA
- a CDS encoding TetR family transcriptional regulator encodes MGTRPNPDSRAAARPPVRRRKAAEERRAEIAAATLAILAEEGLHAWTTAALARRVGVSEACLFRHYAGKEDILADAVGRAADELRRRIEAYRPPGDAWQGARGLVLTLLEFVEQTGGAPLVVLSGHAAPVSRGLQGKAVQVQDLLHARMTGLFLRAQGGRRSRARAARLANLALAVTQSAGMRWMISGRTLPLRATAMDMFDELKRCLSDERGAARVAPPAPQESSR; translated from the coding sequence ATGGGAACCCGACCCAACCCCGACTCCCGCGCCGCGGCCCGCCCGCCGGTGCGCCGGCGCAAGGCGGCCGAGGAGCGGCGCGCGGAGATCGCCGCGGCCACCCTGGCCATCCTGGCGGAGGAGGGCCTGCACGCCTGGACCACCGCGGCGCTGGCGCGCCGCGTGGGCGTGTCCGAGGCGTGCCTGTTCCGCCACTACGCGGGCAAGGAGGACATCCTCGCCGACGCCGTGGGCCGCGCCGCCGACGAGCTGCGTCGGCGTATCGAGGCGTACCGCCCCCCGGGCGACGCCTGGCAGGGCGCCCGGGGCCTGGTGCTCACGCTGCTGGAATTCGTGGAGCAGACCGGGGGCGCGCCGCTGGTGGTGCTGAGCGGGCACGCGGCGCCGGTGTCCCGCGGACTCCAGGGCAAGGCCGTCCAGGTCCAGGATCTGCTGCACGCGCGCATGACCGGGTTGTTCCTGCGCGCCCAGGGTGGCCGCCGCTCCCGGGCCCGGGCCGCGCGCCTGGCCAATCTCGCGCTCGCGGTCACGCAGTCCGCGGGGATGCGCTGGATGATCTCCGGGCGAACGCTGCCGCTGCGTGCCACCGCCATGGACATGTTCGACGAACTGAAACGCTGTCTGTCCGATGAACGGGGCGCCGCGCGTGTCGCGCCGCCCGCACCCCAGGAGAGTTCGAGATGA
- a CDS encoding HlyD family efflux transporter periplasmic adaptor subunit produces the protein MIPKPVRIVVPLLIVAAVATVVVLRLRGDGGAVAASGTVEATDAQLGFQAPGRIESIAVREGETVRTGAELAVLDRAEAVARLQQAEAQRDAARAALDELEKGFRSEEVAQARDGLVAAGRRLADAKSDLDRTSRLRGDGAVSEQALDKAQVAFDVAKSQHSQAREQMQLMQAGPRKERIAAQRAQLAQAEAAVRGLRATLDNMTVRAPFDGVITVRHREPGEVLGAGSPVLTLMNPADRWVRIYVREDRVGAVRLGQPAAITSDTYRGKKYEGRVVFIASEAEFTPKSVQTAEERVKLVYAVKVQIDGDPRHELKPGMPADVRLESPRR, from the coding sequence ATGATCCCGAAACCAGTCCGTATCGTGGTGCCCCTGCTGATCGTGGCGGCCGTGGCCACGGTCGTCGTGCTGCGCCTCCGCGGCGACGGCGGGGCGGTGGCCGCGTCGGGAACCGTGGAGGCCACCGACGCCCAGCTCGGCTTCCAGGCCCCCGGCAGGATCGAGTCGATCGCCGTCCGCGAGGGCGAGACGGTGCGGACCGGGGCCGAGCTTGCGGTCCTCGACCGCGCCGAGGCCGTGGCCCGCCTGCAGCAGGCCGAGGCGCAGCGCGACGCGGCCCGCGCGGCGCTGGACGAGCTGGAGAAGGGGTTCCGTTCCGAGGAAGTGGCGCAGGCCCGCGACGGCCTGGTCGCCGCCGGGCGGCGGCTGGCGGACGCGAAGTCCGACCTGGACCGCACTTCGCGGCTGCGCGGGGACGGCGCCGTGAGCGAGCAGGCGCTGGACAAGGCCCAGGTGGCCTTCGACGTCGCGAAGAGCCAGCACAGCCAGGCGCGCGAGCAGATGCAGCTGATGCAGGCCGGCCCGCGCAAGGAGCGCATCGCGGCGCAGCGCGCGCAGCTGGCGCAGGCGGAGGCCGCGGTGCGCGGACTGCGGGCCACCCTGGACAACATGACGGTGCGCGCCCCCTTCGACGGCGTGATCACCGTGCGCCACCGGGAGCCCGGGGAGGTGCTCGGCGCCGGCTCGCCGGTGCTGACGCTCATGAACCCCGCCGACCGGTGGGTGCGCATCTACGTGCGCGAAGACCGGGTGGGGGCGGTGCGCCTGGGCCAGCCGGCCGCCATCACGTCCGACACCTACAGGGGCAAGAAATACGAGGGCCGCGTGGTGTTCATCGCCAGCGAGGCGGAGTTCACACCCAAGAGCGTGCAGACGGCAGAGGAACGCGTGAAGCTGGTGTACGCCGTGAAGGTGCAGATTGACGGGGATCCCAGGCACGAGCTGAAACCGGGCATGCCCGCGGACGTCCGCCTGGAGTCGCCCAGGCGATGA